A stretch of the Salvelinus fontinalis isolate EN_2023a chromosome 22, ASM2944872v1, whole genome shotgun sequence genome encodes the following:
- the LOC129819494 gene encoding protein S100-A1-like, producing the protein MPSELERAMESMITVFHRYAAKEGSSNTLSRRELKDLMENELSGFLKSQKDPATVDKIMKDLDSNGDGEVNFEEFVSLVVGLSIACEQCYQMHKKKMGK; encoded by the exons ATGCCGTCAGAACTGGAACGTGCCATGGAGTCCATGATCACCGTGTTCCACAGGTATGCTGCTAAGGAGGGCAGTAGCAACACTTTGAGCCGCCGTGAGCTCAAGGACCTGATGGAGAACGAGCTCTCTGGCTTCCTCAAG TCTCAGAAGGACCCAGCCACAGTAGACAAGATCATGAAGGATCTGGACTCTAATGGTGATGGAGAGGTGAACTTTGAGGAGTTTGTTTCTCTGGTTGTGGGCCTGTCCATCGCCTGTGAACAGTGCTACCAGATGCACAAGAAGAAGATGGGGAAGTGA